One window of Leptotrichia sp. oral taxon 498 genomic DNA carries:
- the glyA gene encoding serine hydroxymethyltransferase — MSYIKDCDIEVYNAIKAEEKRQEEGIELIASENFVSKAVMEAAGSVFTNKYAEGYPGKRYYGGCVNVDIVETLAIERLKKIFGAKFANVQPHSGSQANMGVYVGLLNAGDKILGMGLSSGGHLTHGYKINFSGKNYVGVEYGLDPETELIDYDKVREIALKERPRIIVAGASAYSRIIDFKKFREIADEVGAYFMVDMAHIAGLVAAGVHPNPMEYADVVTSTTHKTLRGPRGGIILTNNEEIAKKVDKTIFPGIQGGPLAHIIAAKAVSFKEALTPEFKEYQIQVAKNAKILAEELTEGGLRIVSGGTDNHLMLVDLRPMKVTGKLAEEKLEKAGITCNKNAIPNDPEKPFITSGVRLGTPAITARGFKEEETKLVAKFILEVLNNIDDDKVIEEVKKQVLELTKKFPLYKNK; from the coding sequence TCTGAAAATTTTGTCTCAAAAGCTGTGATGGAAGCTGCTGGGTCAGTTTTTACGAATAAATATGCGGAAGGTTATCCTGGAAAAAGGTATTATGGAGGTTGTGTAAATGTCGATATTGTTGAAACTTTGGCAATTGAAAGACTGAAAAAAATTTTTGGAGCAAAATTTGCGAATGTTCAGCCACATTCAGGTTCTCAAGCTAATATGGGAGTTTATGTTGGACTTTTAAATGCCGGGGATAAAATTTTGGGAATGGGACTTAGTTCTGGTGGACATTTGACTCATGGATATAAAATTAATTTTTCTGGAAAAAATTATGTTGGTGTTGAATATGGTCTGGATCCTGAAACTGAATTAATTGATTATGACAAAGTGCGTGAAATTGCACTAAAAGAAAGACCTAGAATAATTGTTGCAGGTGCGAGTGCTTATTCAAGAATTATTGATTTTAAAAAATTTAGAGAAATTGCTGATGAAGTTGGCGCTTATTTTATGGTCGATATGGCTCATATTGCGGGACTTGTTGCAGCTGGAGTTCATCCAAATCCAATGGAGTACGCTGATGTTGTAACTTCTACAACTCACAAAACTTTAAGAGGACCTCGTGGTGGAATTATTTTGACAAATAATGAAGAAATTGCAAAAAAAGTTGATAAGACAATTTTTCCTGGAATTCAAGGTGGACCTCTTGCACATATTATCGCAGCAAAAGCTGTCTCTTTTAAAGAAGCATTGACTCCTGAATTTAAAGAATATCAAATTCAAGTGGCTAAAAATGCTAAAATCTTGGCGGAAGAGCTTACAGAAGGTGGACTTAGAATTGTAAGCGGCGGAACTGACAATCACTTGATGCTAGTTGATTTAAGACCGATGAAAGTCACTGGAAAATTGGCGGAAGAAAAATTAGAAAAAGCTGGGATAACTTGTAACAAAAACGCTATTCCAAACGACCCTGAAAAACCGTTTATCACAAGTGGAGTAAGACTTGGGACCCCAGCGATTACCGCTCGTGGATTTAAAGAAGAAGAAACTAAGCTTGTTGCAAAATTCATTTTAGAAGTTCTAAATAATATTGACGATGACAAAGTTATAGAAGAAGTTAAAAAACAAGTTTTGGAATTGACTAAAAAATTTCCACTTTACAAAAATAAATAA
- the rph gene encoding ribonuclease PH, which yields MRNNNRKNDEMREVKVTKNYIIHPEGSVLIEFGNTKVICNATIEEKIPRWLKMDNSSKGIHSGWIAAEYSMLPRATNTRVQRESIKGKISGRTMEIQRLIGRSLRAVIDLEKLGDRTIMVDCDVIQADGGTRTASITGAYLAVELAIEKLIDENKLKEIPIKSKVAAISVGKVRNEIILDLDYEEDSAADVDMNIIMTDKGEFVEIQGTGEEATFTQNELLKFIELSKNAFNKLFTL from the coding sequence TTGAGAAATAATAATAGGAAAAATGATGAAATGCGAGAAGTTAAAGTTACAAAAAACTACATTATTCATCCTGAAGGTTCAGTTTTAATTGAATTTGGAAATACAAAAGTCATCTGTAATGCGACGATTGAAGAAAAAATTCCAAGATGGTTAAAAATGGATAATTCTTCCAAAGGGATTCACTCAGGCTGGATTGCCGCTGAATACAGTATGCTTCCCCGTGCAACGAACACCCGTGTCCAAAGGGAATCTATAAAAGGAAAAATTTCAGGTAGGACAATGGAAATCCAAAGGCTTATTGGAAGATCTCTTAGAGCTGTAATTGATCTTGAAAAACTGGGAGATAGAACAATTATGGTCGACTGCGATGTCATTCAGGCGGACGGCGGTACAAGAACTGCTTCAATCACAGGAGCTTATCTAGCGGTGGAACTCGCAATTGAAAAGTTAATTGATGAAAATAAATTAAAAGAAATTCCAATAAAATCAAAAGTTGCCGCAATAAGCGTCGGAAAAGTCCGAAATGAGATAATTTTGGATTTAGACTACGAAGAAGATTCCGCAGCAGATGTCGATATGAATATCATCATGACGGATAAAGGCGAATTTGTAGAAATTCAAGGAACTGGTGAAGAAGCTACTTTTACTCAAAATGAACTCTTAAAATTCATTGAATTATCCAAAAATGCTTTTAACAAATTATTTACTTTATAA
- a CDS encoding tetratricopeptide repeat protein, with protein sequence MEFNENTKLFQKYMEKIKNGDTKAMNEIGLIFQNSKDNENAKKWYLRAIEKNDFSYANNLGYLYAGEKDYENAKKYYLIAIEHNDFNALTNLAVLLQDNKKFEEAEKFYLKAVEKNCENAKNNLLIFYNETKQTQKEKKVYSQMAWGGDTNAMNHLGMIYAGEGKYHESEEWFLKAAALGDKHAKKNLKILRDNKHKFSKK encoded by the coding sequence ATGGAATTTAACGAAAATACTAAATTATTTCAAAAATATATGGAAAAAATAAAAAATGGCGATACAAAGGCAATGAATGAAATCGGTTTAATTTTTCAAAACAGTAAAGACAATGAAAATGCTAAAAAATGGTATTTACGTGCAATTGAAAAAAATGATTTTTCTTATGCTAATAATCTAGGCTATCTTTACGCTGGAGAAAAAGACTATGAAAATGCCAAAAAATATTATTTAATTGCGATAGAACACAATGATTTCAATGCTTTAACCAATCTTGCCGTTTTACTTCAAGATAATAAAAAATTTGAAGAAGCTGAAAAATTTTATTTGAAAGCTGTGGAAAAAAACTGTGAAAATGCTAAAAATAATCTTTTAATATTTTATAACGAAACTAAACAAACGCAAAAAGAGAAAAAAGTATATTCTCAAATGGCTTGGGGCGGTGATACAAATGCGATGAATCATCTAGGAATGATTTATGCTGGAGAAGGAAAATATCACGAATCTGAAGAATGGTTTTTAAAAGCTGCAGCACTTGGAGATAAACATGCTAAGAAAAACCTTAAAATTTTGAGAGACAACAAACATAAATTTTCAAAAAAATAA
- a CDS encoding queuosine precursor transporter, protein MFNFFSQLRFGVNELLWLSYLILNFTAVVLAYRFWGKGGLLSVVPLSIVLANIQVGKLMTLFGFDGITMGNIAYGGIYLASDILTENEGKHYSRKVVSLGFAAMLFTTFIMQIVLKVKVSPDDTMQGALSAVFGFMPRLAISSVCGFAVSQSFDIWSYQFIRKFRPSYRDIWIRNNASTMISQILDNIVFSFLAFTGKYPLKTVIGIIFSTYLLKIVISLLDTPFVYIATLWKKQGKISD, encoded by the coding sequence ATGTTTAATTTTTTTAGCCAGCTTCGATTCGGAGTAAATGAATTGTTGTGGCTTTCATATTTAATTTTAAATTTTACGGCAGTTGTACTTGCTTACAGATTTTGGGGAAAAGGAGGACTGTTGTCAGTTGTACCGCTGTCAATAGTTTTAGCTAATATTCAAGTTGGAAAATTGATGACCTTGTTTGGTTTTGATGGCATCACAATGGGAAATATCGCATATGGAGGAATTTATCTCGCGTCTGATATTTTGACGGAAAATGAAGGAAAACATTACTCAAGAAAAGTGGTTTCGCTAGGTTTTGCCGCAATGTTATTTACGACATTTATAATGCAAATTGTGCTAAAAGTAAAAGTTTCGCCTGATGATACAATGCAAGGTGCTTTATCAGCAGTATTTGGATTCATGCCAAGACTTGCGATTTCAAGTGTGTGCGGATTTGCAGTTTCTCAGTCATTTGATATATGGTCTTATCAATTTATTAGAAAATTTAGACCATCTTATAGAGATATTTGGATTAGAAACAATGCGAGTACAATGATAAGTCAAATTTTAGACAATATCGTATTTTCGTTTTTAGCATTTACAGGAAAATATCCTCTAAAAACAGTAATCGGAATCATATTTTCAACATATTTATTAAAAATCGTAATTTCACTGCTTGACACACCTTTTGTGTATATTGCGACTTTATGGAAAAAACAAGGTAAAATAAGTGATTGA
- a CDS encoding radical SAM protein, with amino-acid sequence MERYSVIKEKNPREIVLLKGFSCAYGKCAFCNYILDNTNDEEEMKKINFKALSRVTGEYGVLEVINSGSVFELNGATLERIREVCKEKNIKILYFEAYFGYLNRLNEIREYFSEQEVRFAFGLETFDNHYRTKVLKKNFILNEKVLEKLKTEYQMCLLMICTKGQTKEQILNDIEQGIKHFKELVVSVFVNNGTQIERDEELVSWFLKEIYPKYKDKKNIEILIDNKDFGVYVQ; translated from the coding sequence ATGGAAAGATATAGTGTAATAAAAGAGAAAAATCCTCGTGAAATCGTGTTATTAAAAGGATTTAGCTGCGCTTATGGAAAATGTGCTTTTTGTAATTACATCTTGGATAATACGAATGACGAAGAAGAGATGAAAAAAATAAATTTTAAGGCTTTGAGCAGGGTTACTGGGGAATATGGAGTTCTTGAAGTTATAAACTCTGGGTCAGTGTTTGAACTAAATGGTGCGACATTGGAGAGAATAAGAGAAGTTTGTAAAGAGAAAAATATAAAAATACTTTATTTTGAGGCGTATTTTGGTTATTTAAACAGATTGAACGAGATTAGGGAGTATTTTTCTGAACAGGAAGTGAGATTTGCATTTGGATTGGAAACATTCGATAATCATTACAGGACAAAAGTTCTGAAGAAAAATTTTATCTTGAATGAAAAAGTTTTAGAAAAATTGAAAACAGAATATCAGATGTGTCTATTAATGATTTGTACAAAAGGACAGACGAAAGAGCAAATCTTAAATGATATTGAGCAGGGAATAAAGCATTTCAAAGAGTTAGTTGTAAGTGTGTTTGTAAATAACGGTACCCAAATTGAACGGGATGAAGAATTAGTTTCTTGGTTTTTAAAAGAAATCTATCCGAAATATAAAGATAAAAAAAATATTGAAATTTTGATTGATAATAAAGATTTTGGAGTTTATGTGCAATAA
- a CDS encoding OmpP1/FadL family transporter, producing MRLKIILTALLSTLALKAVSMDYLSNNSASYFQNPSQTGKITVEGIFYNPAGTVFLEDGKYINANMQNSIIQESMTLNRKKLASNRYAGAPSFNYLQKKERTSIFANASVIAGGATLKYDEGVAGIDLASETFDNMTRGLLGAKVTKNQFSGQNRYYQLMVGGAHKITDKFSIGGGIKYVHALRKLNGHASFGYNPFVGARVGLTGNDLYLDSRRKADGVGAVLGLDYKATDTLNFALKYETPVKLKFKTKAVESTNMTLAGKKIGLSDFYPKYANGVNSRRDLPGVLSLGVSKDINDWTVSSGYIHYFNKAANIDGVSYRDGHEINFGVDYRFSPKWTWHAGYNYAHTGAPKQSYNDTEYTINAQIYTTGLTFKPAENHEWKFGVGYVKYNSENGEPEITHGIKLDKSKVKYDKKVSVFSLGYTYKF from the coding sequence ATGAGATTAAAAATAATATTAACAGCGCTTTTAAGTACTTTGGCATTAAAAGCAGTAAGTATGGACTATCTTTCAAATAATTCAGCTTCATACTTTCAAAATCCATCACAAACTGGGAAAATAACAGTGGAAGGAATTTTTTACAATCCAGCGGGAACAGTATTTTTAGAAGATGGAAAATATATAAATGCAAATATGCAAAATTCTATAATCCAGGAATCAATGACATTGAATAGAAAAAAATTGGCTTCAAACAGATATGCCGGAGCACCGTCATTTAATTATTTACAGAAAAAAGAAAGAACTTCAATTTTTGCAAATGCAAGTGTCATTGCGGGAGGAGCCACTTTGAAATATGATGAAGGAGTCGCTGGAATAGATTTGGCGTCAGAAACATTTGATAATATGACACGAGGACTATTGGGGGCTAAAGTTACTAAAAATCAATTTAGCGGACAAAATAGATATTATCAATTGATGGTTGGTGGAGCACACAAAATAACAGATAAATTCTCAATTGGCGGAGGAATAAAATATGTCCACGCTTTGAGAAAATTAAACGGACACGCTTCTTTCGGATATAATCCATTTGTCGGTGCAAGAGTTGGATTGACAGGAAATGACTTGTATTTAGACTCCAGAAGAAAAGCAGATGGTGTTGGAGCAGTATTAGGTTTGGATTATAAAGCGACTGATACATTGAATTTTGCTTTGAAATATGAAACACCTGTAAAATTGAAATTCAAGACAAAAGCGGTTGAAAGTACAAATATGACATTAGCTGGAAAAAAAATTGGATTGTCAGATTTTTACCCTAAATATGCAAATGGTGTAAATTCAAGAAGAGATCTGCCAGGAGTATTATCATTGGGAGTTTCTAAAGATATTAATGACTGGACTGTTTCTAGCGGATATATTCATTATTTCAATAAAGCAGCAAATATAGACGGAGTAAGTTATAGAGATGGTCATGAAATAAACTTTGGAGTTGACTACAGATTTTCGCCAAAATGGACTTGGCACGCAGGATACAATTATGCTCACACAGGTGCTCCAAAACAATCATACAACGATACAGAATATACCATAAATGCACAAATTTACACGACAGGATTGACATTCAAGCCGGCAGAAAATCACGAATGGAAATTCGGTGTTGGATATGTAAAATATAATTCAGAAAATGGAGAACCAGAAATAACTCATGGAATAAAATTGGATAAATCAAAAGTTAAATATGATAAAAAAGTGAGTGTCTTTTCTTTGGGGTATACTTATAAATTTTAA
- a CDS encoding YcjF family protein, translating to MSGNYYDDEFEKLKEELNNLKKEAGKDEEIDQENEIIEKKRKQEEEIEEVERQEKKAREIVDMSSVAAGGVGVIPIPFADAIPISGIQLNMIYQINEKFNVETEAKMIVSGLGTVIGASMIGRTVASNLLKFIPIVGSVASIGTAAAITKAMGEAYIITLKNLCIRYIKEGRPTNYLDMDDIVEEFKNNFKPPKK from the coding sequence ATGAGTGGAAATTATTATGATGATGAATTTGAAAAACTAAAAGAAGAGTTAAACAATTTAAAAAAGGAAGCAGGAAAAGATGAAGAAATAGATCAGGAGAATGAAATAATAGAGAAAAAAAGAAAGCAAGAAGAAGAAATTGAAGAAGTAGAGCGTCAAGAAAAGAAAGCAAGAGAAATTGTTGATATGAGTTCTGTAGCAGCAGGTGGAGTAGGAGTTATACCAATACCTTTTGCAGATGCGATTCCTATTTCAGGAATACAATTAAATATGATTTATCAAATAAATGAAAAATTTAATGTTGAAACAGAAGCTAAAATGATTGTTAGTGGACTAGGAACTGTTATTGGTGCTTCTATGATTGGAAGAACAGTAGCTTCTAATCTATTAAAATTTATTCCTATTGTTGGTTCAGTGGCTTCAATCGGAACAGCTGCTGCTATAACAAAAGCTATGGGAGAAGCCTACATAATAACATTGAAAAATTTATGTATTAGATATATTAAAGAAGGAAGACCAACTAACTATCTTGATATGGATGATATTGTTGAAGAATTTAAAAATAATTTTAAACCACCTAAGAAATAA